A genomic region of uncultured Roseibium sp. contains the following coding sequences:
- a CDS encoding XRE family transcriptional regulator, producing the protein MTQNPHQVTEKREKKLELAIGREVREHRKQLGITVADLASATGLSLGMLSKLENGMISPSLSTLQSVTGALGIPITDLFKRYEEPRNAVFVKSGEGVEIERRGTRAGHQYNLLGHIENNTSGVIVEPYVISLTEESDVFPTFQHLGTELIYMLQGKVIYRHGDATYEMEAGDSLFFDADAPHGPEVLVDLPIRYLSVISYPQKTT; encoded by the coding sequence CTGACGCAAAATCCGCATCAGGTGACCGAAAAGCGGGAAAAGAAGCTCGAACTCGCCATCGGACGGGAAGTGCGCGAACACCGCAAGCAACTCGGCATAACGGTCGCGGACCTCGCCTCGGCGACCGGGCTTTCGCTCGGCATGCTGTCGAAACTCGAAAACGGCATGATTTCGCCGTCCCTCTCCACCCTGCAGTCCGTTACCGGCGCCCTGGGGATCCCGATCACCGATCTCTTCAAACGCTACGAGGAGCCGCGCAACGCCGTTTTCGTCAAATCCGGCGAAGGCGTCGAGATCGAACGCCGCGGCACAAGGGCCGGGCACCAGTACAATCTTCTTGGACACATCGAGAACAACACCAGCGGCGTCATCGTTGAGCCCTATGTGATCAGCCTGACGGAGGAATCGGATGTCTTTCCAACCTTTCAGCACCTGGGCACGGAACTGATCTACATGCTCCAGGGCAAGGTCATCTACCGGCACGGAGATGCGACCTATGAAATGGAAGCAGGCGACAGTCTTTTCTTCGACGCCGATGCACCGCATGGACCAGAGGTTCTTGTCGACCTGCCGATCCGCTACCTGTCTGTCATTTCCTATCCGCAGAAGACCACCTGA
- a CDS encoding CoA transferase, producing MSNAPLKGLKIVDFSQFLAGPYATLRLADLGADVIKIERSGKGDLSRYLYVSDVLIDGESTIFHAINRGKRSLALDLKSETDRRKVWELIDEADVVVQNFRPGVIERLGFGPKEVRERNPRIVYGSVSGYGSDNDWSTLPGQDLLAQARSGVMWLTGAEQHGPVAIGLPVADVLAGAALAQGILALLVRRGITGEGGVVETSLIEAITDLQFELLSTFLNDGRQTPTRPRNNPAHAYLAAPYGVYQTADGHMAIAMNDLQALFRCLGISASLEGLDPFEDRDVIARLLADQVAAQPTQAWLDKMDDADLWAAPVMDWHQLVNSGILQELGMIGETRRGDESFNTLLSPLRIDGSRPAAQGPAPYLGEEPLSWSSPTD from the coding sequence ATGAGCAACGCACCGTTGAAGGGCCTGAAGATCGTCGATTTCAGCCAGTTCCTTGCCGGTCCCTATGCAACCCTCCGCCTTGCCGACCTCGGCGCGGACGTGATCAAGATCGAGCGCAGCGGCAAGGGTGACCTCTCCCGCTATCTCTACGTGTCCGATGTCCTGATTGACGGGGAAAGCACGATTTTCCACGCAATCAACAGGGGCAAACGGTCCCTCGCGCTCGACCTCAAATCGGAAACGGACCGGCGGAAGGTGTGGGAGCTGATCGACGAGGCCGATGTCGTCGTGCAGAACTTCCGGCCCGGCGTCATCGAACGGCTTGGCTTCGGTCCGAAGGAAGTCAGGGAACGGAACCCCCGCATCGTTTATGGCTCCGTCTCCGGCTATGGCAGCGACAATGACTGGTCCACCTTGCCAGGTCAGGACCTGCTGGCGCAGGCGCGCAGCGGTGTCATGTGGCTGACGGGGGCGGAACAGCACGGACCGGTCGCCATAGGTCTGCCCGTCGCCGACGTGCTGGCCGGCGCGGCCCTTGCGCAGGGCATCCTGGCGCTGCTGGTCCGGCGCGGCATCACCGGTGAAGGCGGCGTTGTCGAAACGAGCCTGATCGAAGCGATCACCGACCTGCAGTTCGAGCTCTTGTCGACCTTCCTGAATGACGGCCGTCAGACACCGACCCGTCCGCGCAACAACCCCGCCCATGCCTATCTCGCCGCTCCCTATGGCGTCTATCAGACGGCCGACGGCCATATGGCAATCGCCATGAATGACCTTCAGGCGCTCTTCCGGTGCCTTGGGATCTCCGCGTCTCTTGAGGGTCTGGACCCGTTCGAGGACCGTGATGTGATCGCGCGGCTGCTTGCCGATCAGGTCGCCGCACAGCCGACACAGGCGTGGCTGGACAAGATGGACGACGCGGATCTGTGGGCGGCCCCCGTCATGGACTGGCACCAGCTGGTCAACTCCGGGATACTCCAGGAACTCGGCATGATCGGCGAAACACGGCGCGGAGACGAGAGCTTCAATACGCTGCTGTCGCCCCTGCGCATTGATGGCAGCCGCCCGGCGGCACAGGGCCCCGCGCCCTATCTGGGCGAAGAACCGCTTTCCTGGTCATCGCCAACCGACTGA
- a CDS encoding sarcosine oxidase subunit delta, whose product MIIPHPLLGPRDAEEFVYLGDASLLDRPDWQAENAEAAFFTYQYLRDNPAGTHRELWFHEQGDRSWLVVTRDTTTHEILKVAFASDLALEKVGSR is encoded by the coding sequence ATGATCATTCCCCATCCGCTTCTGGGCCCGAGAGATGCAGAGGAATTTGTCTATCTCGGCGACGCCTCGCTTCTGGACCGGCCGGACTGGCAGGCCGAAAACGCAGAGGCTGCCTTTTTCACCTACCAGTATCTGCGCGACAATCCCGCCGGAACCCATCGTGAACTCTGGTTCCATGAACAGGGCGACCGCTCCTGGCTTGTCGTCACGCGGGACACCACGACACATGAGATCCTGAAGGTCGCGTTCGCCAGTGACCTTGCCTTGGAAAAGGTGGGGAGCCGATGA
- a CDS encoding sarcosine oxidase subunit gamma — protein MPDYRLTQSVPGSEAGETSFSIKDFRLDVVPTLALASVAARTGTESECAARLSGLVGSELPPPGAFRQGAEHTAFWIGRDQWMIAADHAAHEHLAAELKAVLQDTASITEQNDGWICLDVTGPDLPRVFEHLMHADTAALTEGAALRTVIEHIGCFILCLETDRHYRLCAGRSYGRSLFHVLREGLRSTVALRA, from the coding sequence GTGCCTGACTACAGACTGACCCAATCCGTGCCCGGTTCGGAGGCGGGCGAAACCAGCTTCAGCATCAAGGACTTCAGGCTGGACGTGGTACCGACACTTGCGCTTGCTTCCGTCGCGGCGAGAACCGGCACCGAGAGCGAATGTGCCGCGCGGCTTTCCGGCCTGGTCGGATCAGAGCTGCCGCCACCCGGCGCGTTTCGGCAAGGCGCAGAGCACACCGCCTTCTGGATCGGCAGGGATCAGTGGATGATTGCCGCTGACCACGCAGCTCACGAGCATCTCGCAGCCGAACTGAAAGCGGTTCTTCAGGACACCGCGTCGATCACCGAGCAGAATGACGGCTGGATCTGCCTGGATGTGACCGGACCGGATCTCCCGCGCGTCTTCGAACACCTGATGCACGCGGACACCGCGGCGCTCACCGAGGGCGCCGCCCTCAGGACCGTCATCGAGCACATCGGTTGTTTCATTCTCTGTCTGGAGACGGACAGGCACTATCGCCTGTGCGCCGGACGCTCCTATGGCAGATCCCTCTTCCATGTCCTGCGCGAAGGCCTCCGCTCCACCGTTGCCCTTCGGGCTTGA
- a CDS encoding pyridoxamine 5'-phosphate oxidase family protein, with protein MISETARALIETWRLGFVATAGTEGQVNLSPKGTFIVVDHETVAFAEMRSPNTVRNIRVRPEVEINFVDTLSRKGIRLRGKARLESKGSATFDRLLPNFSALWPDLTGMVNAVVVIEVSACKPLLSPIYEQGASEAELRALWKQKIQDMPA; from the coding sequence ATGATCTCGGAAACGGCGCGTGCCTTGATCGAAACCTGGCGCCTTGGATTTGTCGCCACCGCCGGCACCGAGGGGCAGGTGAACCTGTCACCGAAGGGGACGTTCATCGTTGTTGACCATGAGACGGTTGCCTTTGCCGAAATGCGGTCTCCGAACACGGTGCGGAACATCCGGGTCCGTCCTGAGGTGGAAATCAATTTCGTCGACACCCTGTCGCGCAAAGGCATTCGGCTGCGCGGGAAGGCCCGCCTTGAAAGCAAGGGCTCGGCAACCTTTGACCGCTTGCTTCCGAACTTCTCCGCGCTCTGGCCGGACCTGACCGGCATGGTCAACGCGGTCGTCGTGATCGAGGTGTCTGCCTGCAAGCCGCTCCTGTCACCGATTTACGAACAAGGGGCCTCTGAAGCCGAACTCAGAGCCCTGTGGAAGCAGAAAATTCAGGACATGCCCGCATGA
- a CDS encoding aldehyde dehydrogenase (NADP(+)), whose amino-acid sequence MLTGKNLINGEWVSGEATFQSQPANGTPNSFSEASVEDVDRACRAADEAFEVFSATSDQERAAFLNKIADEIEARGAELTEIGGQETALPAARLDGERGRTTGQLRLFADTILKGDYLDRRHDSALPDRAPLPRPELFLVQRPIGPVAVFGASNFPLAFSTAGGDTASAFAAGCPIVVKGHPAHPGTGELVAQAIDAAVKACGLPAGTFGFLQGTTLALGQGVVQHPLIKAVGFTGSLRGGRALFDLCAARPEPIPFFGELGSVNPVFLLPGAMSARAEAIGEGWAGSLTMGVGQFCTNPGVVVVHGGEQADSFANSAVQALEAVGAQTMLTDGIASACRDGQGRIGAVAGVETLLSSVSDNRGATPAVYRASAETFVGNRDLQEEVFGPAGVIVTVRDDAEMRSVARSFEGQLTATLQMEESDAALAKSLMPILERRAGRILANGFPTGVEVAEAMVHGGPYPASTNFGATSVGTMAIRRWLRPVCFQNLPADLLPDAAKN is encoded by the coding sequence ATGCTAACGGGCAAGAATCTCATCAATGGAGAATGGGTCTCAGGCGAAGCGACGTTTCAGTCGCAGCCGGCCAACGGAACCCCAAACAGTTTTTCAGAGGCGTCGGTTGAAGACGTTGACCGGGCGTGCCGCGCTGCGGACGAGGCTTTCGAGGTCTTCAGCGCCACGAGCGATCAGGAAAGAGCTGCCTTCCTGAACAAGATCGCGGATGAAATCGAGGCGCGGGGCGCGGAGCTGACCGAGATTGGCGGTCAGGAAACGGCTTTGCCTGCCGCCCGTCTCGATGGCGAGCGCGGCCGCACGACCGGGCAGTTGCGGCTGTTCGCAGACACGATCCTGAAGGGTGACTACCTTGACCGGCGCCACGACAGTGCGCTGCCGGACCGAGCGCCCCTGCCGCGTCCTGAACTGTTCCTGGTGCAGAGGCCGATCGGTCCGGTCGCCGTTTTCGGCGCATCTAACTTTCCTTTGGCGTTTTCCACGGCAGGTGGTGACACGGCATCGGCCTTCGCGGCCGGTTGCCCGATCGTCGTCAAGGGTCACCCGGCCCATCCCGGCACGGGCGAACTGGTTGCGCAGGCCATTGATGCCGCGGTGAAAGCCTGCGGGCTTCCGGCAGGAACGTTCGGTTTCCTGCAGGGAACGACGCTCGCGCTCGGTCAGGGTGTCGTCCAGCATCCGCTCATCAAGGCGGTCGGCTTTACCGGATCCCTAAGGGGCGGGCGCGCGCTGTTCGATCTGTGTGCCGCGCGGCCGGAGCCGATCCCGTTTTTCGGTGAACTCGGCAGCGTCAATCCGGTATTCCTCCTGCCGGGCGCCATGTCGGCACGCGCCGAGGCGATCGGAGAGGGCTGGGCCGGGTCTCTGACAATGGGTGTCGGCCAGTTCTGTACCAACCCGGGTGTTGTTGTCGTTCACGGCGGAGAGCAGGCCGACAGTTTTGCGAATAGCGCCGTCCAGGCACTTGAGGCTGTTGGCGCGCAAACCATGCTGACCGACGGGATCGCCAGCGCCTGCCGCGACGGGCAGGGCCGGATCGGTGCCGTTGCCGGTGTCGAGACGCTGCTCAGCTCGGTCAGTGACAACCGGGGGGCAACGCCTGCCGTCTACCGGGCCAGCGCCGAGACCTTTGTCGGAAACCGCGATTTGCAGGAAGAGGTTTTCGGGCCTGCCGGTGTGATTGTCACGGTTCGGGACGACGCGGAGATGCGGTCGGTTGCCCGCAGTTTCGAGGGTCAGCTGACGGCCACACTGCAGATGGAAGAAAGCGATGCGGCTCTTGCCAAGTCGCTCATGCCGATCCTGGAACGCCGCGCAGGCCGGATTCTGGCGAACGGCTTCCCGACCGGCGTTGAAGTGGCCGAGGCCATGGTTCACGGCGGACCTTACCCGGCCTCGACCAACTTTGGTGCCACCTCCGTCGGTACGATGGCGATCCGCCGCTGGCTGCGGCCGGTTTGTTTTCAGAACTTGCCGGCAGACCTGCTGCCGGATGCGGCCAAGAACTGA
- a CDS encoding GXGXG domain-containing protein — translation MRTFDLSAQPLRELNQALHTIGDGSNDTTFEILNPRGSHAVAVGIDAPVNVDVRGSVGYYCAGMNSEASVTVHGNAGPGVAENMMSGTVIVKGDASQYAGATGHGGLLVVEGNASSRCGISMKGIDIVVKGNIGHMSAFMAQAGNLVVLGDAGDALGDSLYEASLFVRGSVKSLGADCIAKEMRPEHLERLSGLLEKAGISDVKPKEFTRYGSARKLYNFDIDNADAY, via the coding sequence GTGCGCACATTCGACCTGTCGGCCCAGCCGCTTCGCGAGCTCAACCAGGCCCTCCACACCATAGGTGACGGCAGCAACGACACCACGTTTGAAATCCTGAACCCGCGCGGAAGTCACGCCGTTGCGGTCGGCATCGATGCGCCCGTCAATGTCGATGTGCGCGGGAGCGTCGGGTATTACTGCGCGGGCATGAATTCCGAAGCCTCCGTGACCGTGCACGGTAATGCAGGCCCGGGTGTTGCCGAGAACATGATGTCCGGAACCGTGATCGTCAAAGGCGACGCCAGCCAGTATGCGGGTGCAACCGGGCATGGCGGTCTCCTCGTCGTCGAAGGCAACGCTTCCTCGCGCTGCGGCATTTCCATGAAAGGCATCGACATTGTCGTGAAGGGCAACATCGGCCATATGTCCGCGTTCATGGCGCAGGCGGGCAATCTGGTCGTTCTGGGCGATGCCGGTGATGCACTTGGCGACTCGCTCTACGAGGCGTCCTTGTTCGTGCGCGGTTCGGTAAAGAGCCTGGGCGCCGACTGCATCGCCAAGGAAATGCGGCCCGAGCACCTGGAGCGCCTGAGTGGCCTGCTCGAAAAGGCGGGTATCAGCGACGTAAAACCGAAGGAATTCACCCGCTACGGATCTGCCCGCAAGCTCTACAATTTCGACATCGACAATGCGGACGCATACTGA
- a CDS encoding fumarylacetoacetate hydrolase family protein has translation MTSQLNLPGDGMFVFRVWRPDLSGPSLCVLRGDTLIDITCAAVPTMRDLLELEDPAGWVSDADGVAIGTVDEIAANSIENPNPARPWLLAPADLQAIKACGVTFAFSMLERVIEEKAKGDPAKAETIRERCHAIIGDSLRSVTPGSEKAAQLKEALIAEDVWSQYLEVGIGPDAEVFTKAQPTSAVGYGASVGLHPVSNWNNPEPEVVLAVDSAGTVKGATLGNDVNLRDVEGRSALLLGKAKDNNASTSIGPAIRLFDSTFSIDDVRRLELDLKVSGTDGFELSGHSTMTEISRDPLDLVGQTRGRHHQYPDGFLLFLGTLFAPTEDRDAPGEGFTHKLGDIVSISCAQLGTLRNTVRLSTECPEWTFGTSALMRNLSKRSLI, from the coding sequence ATGACCTCTCAACTGAACCTGCCGGGCGACGGGATGTTCGTATTCCGGGTCTGGCGGCCGGACCTGTCCGGCCCCAGTCTTTGCGTGTTGCGCGGCGACACCCTGATCGACATTACCTGCGCGGCGGTGCCCACGATGCGGGATCTGCTCGAGCTCGAAGACCCCGCCGGCTGGGTCTCAGATGCCGATGGGGTCGCCATCGGCACGGTCGACGAGATTGCCGCCAATTCGATTGAGAACCCGAATCCGGCGCGGCCCTGGCTGCTTGCGCCGGCTGACCTTCAGGCGATCAAGGCCTGTGGTGTCACCTTCGCGTTTTCAATGCTGGAGCGCGTGATCGAGGAGAAGGCAAAGGGGGATCCGGCGAAAGCGGAAACCATTCGCGAGCGCTGTCATGCGATCATCGGAGACAGCCTCAGGTCGGTTACCCCCGGGTCCGAAAAAGCGGCACAGCTCAAGGAAGCGCTGATCGCGGAGGACGTCTGGTCGCAGTATCTGGAAGTCGGAATCGGACCGGACGCGGAGGTCTTCACCAAGGCGCAGCCCACGTCCGCCGTCGGCTACGGGGCGTCGGTCGGCCTGCACCCGGTGTCCAACTGGAACAACCCGGAGCCGGAAGTGGTGCTGGCGGTCGACAGTGCCGGGACGGTCAAGGGGGCGACGCTTGGAAACGATGTCAATCTGCGCGACGTAGAGGGCCGGTCGGCGCTGTTGCTGGGCAAGGCGAAGGACAACAATGCGTCCACATCCATCGGTCCTGCGATCAGGCTGTTCGACAGCACCTTTTCGATCGACGATGTGCGCCGTCTCGAATTGGACCTGAAAGTATCGGGAACGGATGGCTTCGAGCTTTCCGGTCACTCCACCATGACGGAGATCAGCCGGGACCCGCTGGACCTGGTCGGTCAGACGCGCGGGCGGCATCATCAGTATCCCGACGGATTTCTGCTGTTCCTGGGAACGCTTTTCGCACCCACCGAGGATCGTGACGCCCCCGGCGAGGGCTTTACCCACAAGCTCGGCGATATCGTCAGTATTTCATGCGCGCAGCTCGGCACGCTGCGCAACACCGTCCGGCTCTCGACCGAGTGCCCGGAATGGACGTTCGGAACAAGCGCACTCATGCGCAACCTGTCAAAACGCAGTCTAATTTAA
- a CDS encoding FMN-binding glutamate synthase family protein, with protein MSTNKPITTPRPSATFDDYTLSEIRRAAATGIYDIRGGGAKRKVPHFDDLLFLGASMSRYPLEGYRETCNTNVVLGSRFAKKPIELKIPITIAGMSFGSLSGPAKEALGRGATLAGTSTTTGDGGMTEEERGHSELLVYQYLPSRYGMNPRDLRRADAIEVVVGQGAKPGGGGMLLGQKISDRVAEMRTLPKGIDQRSACRHPDWTGPDDLEIKIHELREITDWQKPIYVKIGGARPYYDTALAVKAGADVVVLDGMQGGTAATQEVFIEHVGQPTLACIRPAVQALQDLGMHREVQLVISGGIRNGADVAKALALGADAVSIGSAALVAIGDNDPRWEEDYQKLGTTAGAYDDWHEGQDPAGISTQDPDLMKRVDPVAAGRRLANYLKVMTLETQTIARACGKNHVHNLEPEDLCALTIESAAMAGVPLAGTDWIPGRKTF; from the coding sequence ATGTCAACCAACAAGCCGATCACGACCCCGCGCCCGTCCGCGACCTTTGACGACTACACGCTTTCCGAAATCCGCCGCGCTGCCGCGACCGGGATCTACGACATCCGCGGCGGCGGCGCGAAGCGCAAGGTTCCGCATTTCGACGACCTGCTCTTTCTCGGCGCGTCCATGTCGCGCTATCCGCTGGAAGGCTACCGCGAGACCTGCAACACCAATGTGGTGCTCGGGTCGCGCTTCGCGAAGAAGCCGATCGAGCTCAAGATCCCGATCACGATCGCGGGCATGAGCTTCGGCTCCCTGTCCGGCCCGGCGAAGGAGGCCCTTGGACGCGGCGCAACACTGGCCGGCACGTCCACGACGACCGGCGACGGCGGCATGACCGAGGAAGAGCGCGGCCATTCCGAACTGCTCGTCTACCAGTATCTGCCGTCCAGATACGGCATGAACCCGCGTGATCTCAGGCGCGCCGACGCGATCGAAGTCGTTGTCGGCCAGGGAGCGAAACCCGGCGGCGGCGGCATGCTGCTCGGGCAGAAGATCTCCGACCGCGTCGCCGAAATGCGGACCCTTCCCAAGGGGATCGACCAGCGCTCGGCCTGCCGGCATCCGGACTGGACCGGTCCGGACGATCTGGAGATCAAGATCCACGAACTGCGCGAAATCACCGACTGGCAAAAGCCGATCTACGTCAAGATCGGCGGGGCACGGCCTTACTATGACACGGCCCTTGCGGTGAAGGCCGGGGCGGATGTCGTCGTTCTTGACGGCATGCAGGGCGGCACCGCGGCCACCCAGGAAGTCTTCATCGAACATGTCGGCCAGCCAACGCTCGCCTGTATCCGTCCGGCGGTGCAGGCGCTTCAGGATCTCGGCATGCACCGGGAAGTCCAGCTTGTCATTTCGGGAGGTATCCGCAACGGTGCGGACGTGGCCAAGGCGCTGGCGCTCGGCGCGGACGCGGTGTCCATAGGATCGGCCGCGTTGGTTGCCATCGGCGACAACGACCCGCGCTGGGAAGAAGACTATCAAAAGCTCGGCACGACAGCCGGCGCCTATGACGACTGGCACGAAGGCCAGGACCCCGCAGGCATCTCCACCCAGGACCCGGACCTGATGAAGCGGGTCGATCCGGTTGCCGCGGGACGGCGTCTTGCCAATTATCTGAAAGTGATGACCCTTGAGACTCAGACAATCGCGCGCGCCTGCGGTAAGAACCATGTCCATAACCTGGAACCGGAAGACCTGTGCGCCCTGACGATTGAATCGGCGGCGATGGCGGGCGTGCCTCTGGCCGGCACCGACTGGATTCCGGGCAGGAAGACCTTCTAG
- a CDS encoding SDR family oxidoreductase produces the protein MTETSTSTSDRIALVTGGGTGVGKAVAKGLSAAGWHVVITGRRDQVLASAADDLERETGNKVSWMTCDVGDPGSVSALFEKLRAEFGRLDLLVNNAGIGNSPVPLEEISFEEWSNVVAANLTGAFLCTQQAFKLMKSQQPGGGRIINNGSISATTPRPNSAPYTSTKHAITGLTKSTSLDGRAFNIACGQIDIGNAASDMTAKMSGGVPQANGELAPEPTMDPAHVADAVVYMASLPLDANVLTLTVMATNMPFVGRG, from the coding sequence ATGACCGAGACTTCAACGAGCACTTCCGACAGGATCGCCCTCGTGACCGGCGGCGGCACCGGTGTCGGCAAGGCGGTCGCCAAGGGTCTCAGCGCGGCGGGCTGGCATGTGGTCATCACGGGCCGGCGCGATCAGGTTCTGGCATCTGCAGCGGACGACCTGGAGCGCGAGACAGGAAACAAGGTGTCCTGGATGACATGCGACGTCGGCGACCCCGGATCGGTCAGTGCGCTGTTTGAAAAGCTGCGCGCCGAATTCGGACGGCTGGACCTTCTCGTCAACAATGCCGGCATCGGCAATTCCCCGGTTCCACTGGAGGAGATCAGTTTCGAGGAATGGAGCAACGTGGTCGCGGCGAACCTGACGGGCGCATTCCTGTGCACGCAGCAGGCTTTCAAGCTTATGAAATCGCAGCAACCAGGTGGCGGGCGCATCATCAACAACGGCTCGATTTCCGCGACGACCCCCCGTCCGAATTCGGCGCCCTACACCTCGACCAAGCACGCCATCACCGGACTGACCAAATCAACATCTCTGGATGGACGCGCATTCAACATCGCCTGCGGCCAGATCGACATCGGCAACGCCGCCAGCGACATGACGGCAAAGATGAGCGGTGGTGTGCCCCAGGCAAACGGCGAACTGGCGCCGGAACCGACCATGGATCCGGCCCATGTCGCCGACGCCGTGGTCTACATGGCCAGCCTGCCGCTCGACGCCAATGTGCTCACTCTGACCGTGATGGCGACGAACATGCCCTTTGTGGGGCGGGGTTAA
- a CDS encoding GlxA family transcriptional regulator: MLAEPERVVGFVLIDGFALMSATSAIEPLRAANLLSGSSLYGTRLFSQDGGWIASSCGGAFETEPLSNATGDLDILFVVAGGDPLAQAGSALFSHLRALSVRGVPLGGISGGAVYLAKAGVMQNRRFTVHWEYFEALQTGNDRFLMERRLFVIDRDRYTCAGGVAPLDMMHAIIRSDHGAELAKSVSDWFIHTGIRSAEDPQRLEFADSRQAFHASVDAAVELMETHLADPLSLEQIAMLSGSGPRQLQRRFDQQFGCPMMQVYMRLRLKKADELIRKTRLTFMEVALATGFSNQSHFGKVFRNHFGMAPRDRRKQAASEFISEVIPLS, translated from the coding sequence ATGCTTGCTGAGCCGGAGAGAGTTGTCGGGTTTGTCCTGATCGATGGATTTGCCCTCATGTCGGCGACATCCGCGATTGAGCCGCTGCGCGCGGCAAACCTGTTGAGCGGCAGTAGCCTTTACGGTACGCGCCTGTTTTCGCAGGACGGCGGGTGGATCGCGTCCTCCTGTGGCGGCGCCTTCGAGACCGAGCCGCTGTCAAACGCGACCGGTGATCTCGACATTCTGTTCGTGGTTGCCGGCGGCGACCCGCTCGCCCAAGCCGGCAGTGCGCTGTTTTCGCATCTGCGGGCGTTGAGCGTCCGCGGCGTGCCGCTGGGCGGGATCTCCGGCGGTGCCGTCTATCTTGCAAAGGCCGGTGTGATGCAGAACCGGCGCTTCACGGTTCACTGGGAATATTTCGAGGCGTTGCAGACCGGGAACGACCGCTTTCTGATGGAGCGCAGGCTGTTCGTGATCGACCGGGACCGGTACACCTGCGCGGGTGGTGTTGCGCCGCTCGACATGATGCACGCCATCATCCGGTCCGATCATGGTGCAGAGCTTGCAAAGTCGGTCAGTGACTGGTTCATCCATACCGGCATCCGAAGCGCGGAAGATCCGCAGCGCCTGGAATTCGCGGACAGCAGGCAGGCGTTTCATGCCAGTGTCGATGCTGCCGTCGAGCTTATGGAAACCCACCTTGCCGATCCGCTGTCTCTCGAACAGATCGCCATGCTCAGCGGCAGCGGACCGCGCCAGCTGCAACGCCGGTTCGATCAGCAATTCGGTTGTCCGATGATGCAGGTCTACATGAGACTGCGCCTGAAGAAAGCAGACGAACTCATCCGCAAGACCAGGCTGACCTTCATGGAAGTGGCACTCGCCACCGGCTTTTCCAACCAGAGCCATTTCGGCAAGGTGTTCCGGAACCATTTCGGCATGGCGCCGCGGGACCGCCGCAAGCAGGCGGCAAGCGAATTCATCAGCGAAGTGATCCCGTTGAGTTGA